From the Phreatobacter oligotrophus genome, the window CCGCGCCCGCATGGACGAGGAAGGCGCGCTCTTCGCCGAACTGCTCAAGGGCGACGAGGCCAAGCAGGCCTTCATGGCCTTCATGACGCGGAAGTAGGTCTGTCGCCAACCGATCGAAACGGTGACGCCGAGGGCCCCTCACCCTTCCCTCTCCCCGCAAGCGCGGAGAGGGGGCCCCCGCGTTGCGTTCCGTTCGACAGCCGGGTTGCCCTGCACAAGCAGAATTGCGTGAGGCGGGACGTCGAAGACCCCTCTCCCCGCTTGCGGGGAGAGGGAAGGGTGAGGGGCAAATCAGCCCCAACCTCTGTCTTGAGGAAAGACCCGCGGGCGGATAGCTCGCCCTACCCTTCCAGCATCTCGGTCGAGACGATCTCGATGCCGAAGCCGCCGAGACCGACATAGTGGCGGGTCTTGGAGGCGAGCAGGCGGATGCGGTTCGCCCCGAGATCCCGCAGGATCTGCGCTCCGAGGCCGATCTCGCGCCACTGGTCATCCCGCATCCGCGCCGAGCCGTGGGTCTCGTGAATGTCGGCGCCGGGGGCGGTGGCGGCCAGCGACTGGGCCGGCACGCCGGCCGTGCCATCGCGCAGATAGACGAGGACGCCGCCCTTCTCCGCCAGCTTCTTCATGGCCCGGTCGGGCGAGCGGTTCTTGCCGAAGACGTCGCGCAGCACCGTCTCGCGATGCAGGCGCACCAGCGTCGCGCCGGCCTCGTCGATGTCGCCGAAGACGACAGCGAGGTGCTCCACCCGGTCATAGGGGGTGCGGTAGGCGATGCCGCGGGCCGGGCCGTAGGGCGTCTCGACGGTGAACTCGCCGGCGCGCTCGACCAGGCGGTCGCGGGCCTGGCGATACTTGATGAGGTCGGCGACCGAGACCATGACAAGGCCATGCTTCTCGGCAAAGGCGGTGACCTGCGGCCCGCGCGTGACCGTGCCGTCGTCATTCACGAGCTCGCAGATGACGCCGATGGGTGGGAGCCCCGCGAGCTTGCAGAGGTCCACTGCGGCCTCGGTGTGGCCGGAGCGCATGAGCACGCCGCCTTCCTTGGCGATGAGCGGGAAGATGTGGCCCGGGCGGACGAAATCGGCGGCGCCGACATTGGGATTGGCCAGCGCCCGGACGGTCGCGGTGCGGTCATCGGCGGAAATGCCGGTGGTGGTGCCATGGCGGTAATCAACCGAGACGGTGAAGGCCGTGCCGTGGGGGCTGTCGTTGGACGAGACCATCGGGTCGAGGCGCAGGCGCTGCGCCTCCTGGAGGGTCAGGGGCGTGCAGACGATGCCGGAGGTGTGGCGGACGATGAAGGCCATCTGCTCCGGCGTGCAGAGCGAGGCGGCCACGATGAGGTCGCCCTCGTTCTCGCGGTCGTCGTCGTCGGTCACCACGACGATCTGCCCCTTGGCAAAGGCCTCGAGGGCGGCCTTCACGCGTTCGGCGGCTTCGAGCATGGTTCTCTCCTCATCGCGCGGCCCCGGGAGGCCGATAAAGTCATTGGGCGTAACGGCACCGGCGGTGATCTCGGCGATGCGCGCCGCCGTCTCCCGGGACATCCAGGGAGCATCGCCATTGCACAGGGCCGTGACGGTCGCGGGCGAGACGCCGAGGCGGCGGGCGAAGGCCATCCGGGTCATGCCGGCGCGCGCGAGCCAGGTGTCGAGCTTCATGGGGGGAAAATGGGTGCAGAGGGATTTTCAGTCAAACTGAAAATCCGCCGATACAGCCCTGCATTTCAGCAACACTGAAGGCCGAAGGGCCTTACCCGTTCTGGCCGCGATGCCTCAGATAGTGGTCGGCGATGACGCAGGCGACCATCGCCTCGCCAACCGGCACGGCGCGAATGCCGACGCAGGGGTCGTGGCGGCCCTTGGTGAGGATGTCGGTTTCGCCGCCCTTCTTGTCGATGGTCAGCCGCGGGGTGAGGATCGACGAGGTCGGCTTCACCGCGAAACGGGCCACCACGGCCTGGCCGGTCGAGATGCCGCCGAGAATGCCGCCGGCATGGTTCGACAGGAACAATGGCGCCCCGTCATTGCCCATGCGGATCTCGTCGGCATTCTCCTCGCCGGTCAGCGCGGCAGAGGCGAAGCCCGAGCCGATCTCGACACCCTTCACCGCGTTGATGCCCATCAGGGCACTGGCGATCTCGGCGTCGAGCTTGCCGTAGATCGGCGCGCCGAGCCCCGGCGGCACGCCCTCGGCGACGATCTCGATCACCGCGCCAATGGAGGACCCGGCCTTGCGGATGCTGTCCAGATAGGTCTCGTAGAAAGCGGCCTTGTCGGCGTCGGGACAGAAGAACGGATTGGCGCCGACCTCATCCCAGTCCCACTTGTCGCGGTCGATGGCGTGCGGGCCCATCTGCACCAGAGCGCCGCGCACGGTGAGGCCGGGGACGATCTTGCGGGCAATGGCCCCGGCGGCGACGCGGGCCGCCGTCTCGCGCGCGGAGGAGCGGCCGCCGCCCCGATAGTCGCGGATGCCGTATTTCGCCTCGTAGGTGAAGTCGGCATGACCGGGGCGGAACTTGTCCTTGATGTCGGAATAGTCCTTCGAGCGCTGGTCGGTGTTCTCGATCACTAGCGCGATTGGCGTGCCGGTGGTCACCTGCACGCCGTCGTCGTCCACCATCACGCCGGAGAGGATCTTCACCTCGTCGGGCTCGCGGCGCTGGGTGGTGAAGCGCGAGGTGCCGGGACGGCGGCGGTCGAGATCGGCCTGGATGTCCTCGGCGGTGAGCGGGATGCGCGGCGGGCAGCCGTCGACGACGCAGCCGAGCGCCACGCCGTGGCTCTCGCCGAAGGTGGTGACGCGGAACAGGTGGCCGAAGGTGTTGTGCGACATGGCCGCTGGTTAGGGGCAAGGCCCGGATGGGTCAAGCTGCGGATCGGAATGGATTGACGATCGCGACGCCCTCGATCGTGCGCCCATGCGCGAGGTCCTCCGTCAGAACCTCGTCGCAGCCGAGCGCCCGGGCCGCCGCCAGGATGGCGCTGTCCCAGTAGGAGAAGCCTGTCAGTGAGCGGATACGGAACGCGTCGAACAGGACGTCGAGCGTCATGGGTTGGACGGGAAACCGCATGCTACTCGTCACCACGCCCACGGCCATCCGGTGCGACAGAGCCCCTAACCGACCGGGTCTTGTCGCCTGATGGTAGAATTCCTGGAAGACCTGGATCGAAAAGCCGATATCCGGGCGCTCGAGGATCGCGACGGCTATGGCCCGCTTCGCCTGTTCGTCAGGATCGGTGCTGATGGCATAGAGCAGAACGTTCGTGTCGATGAAGCGCATGCTTCATCGCCAGCGGCTGCGATCATAAAGCTCGTCGCGCGGAAGCCGATCGGAGGCTGAGAACCCCACGATCTGGGCTCGCACTTCCTCTCCGAGGCGCTTCAGGCGCTCGAACTCTTCGGGCGGCGCGGGCTTGGTCCAGTCGCGCTCCGGCGTCTCGCGCAGGCCATTGAGAAGCTCGGTGATGAGGTCCTCGACCGACGTGTTCCGTGCGGCGGCCTTGGCTTCGGCGCGCCGGTAGGTCTCCTCATCAATGGATACCGTCACGGTCTTCATCCCCGTAAAATAGCACAGGACGGCGGACAGCCTAAAGCGGCCCTCTCACTCACTCCTCCAGATAGATCCCAGTGTCGAACTTGATGCGCTGGAGATTGAAGCTGGAGCGGAAGCGCTTGATGTTGTGCTCCTGGGCGAGGACCTGCCGGACGAACTGGTTGTAATGGTCCATGTCGCGGCAGACGACGATGAGCATGTAGTCGGTCTCGCCGGTGACGAAATAGCACTGCTGCACCTCCGGCTGGGTCGAGATGTGCCGCTCGAAGGCGCGCAGCACGTCCTCGCGCTGGCGGTCGAGCTCGACCGAGACGAAGGCGATGAGGGTCGAGCCGACGCGCGCCGGATCGACGAGGGCGACCTCGCGGGCGATGTAGCCCTCCTCCTTCAGGCGCTTGACGCGCCGCGATGTCGGCGCGGGCGACAGGCCCACCGCATCGGCGAGATCCTGGTTCGGAATGGCGGCGTCGCGCTGCAGCCGGTTGAGGATCTTGCGGTCGATGCGGTCGAGCGGCTCGGGAGGCGGCGGCGCAGGCGATTTCAGATTGCGCGGGGGCTGCGGCTTCTTCATCTCGATTGCGCTTCCGTTGCGATTTCACGCAAGCGACGATGCAATTCTTGTGCAAGTTCGCAACCACGGACCTCTCCGGATGGCCCACCATCATGGCCCATCGGAGCGCTGCCGGTGGCGCCTCCGCCCCTTCCGGAGACGCCTGATGGCCACTGCCCTGACACTCGACCGCTTCCCCCGCCACAAGCTGACCTTCGGCCCCTCGCCGGTGGAGAAGCTCGACCGGCTCTCCGCCCATCTCGGCGGCGGCGTGGAGCTCTGGGCGAAGCGCGAGGACTGCAACAGCGGCCTCGCCTTCGGCGGCAACAAGCTGCGCAAGCTCGAATATCTCATTCCCGAGGCGATCCAGCAGAACTGCGACACGCTCGTCACCATCGGCGGCGTGCAGTCGAACCACACCCGGCAGGTGGCGGCGGTCGCCGCCAAGCTCGGCATGAAGTGCCGCCTCGTGCAGGAGAGCTGGGTCAACTGGAACGATGCCGTCTATGACCGCGTCGGCAACATCCTGATGAGCCGCATCCTCGGCGCCCATGTCGAGCTGGTGGACGAGGGCTTCGGCATCGAGTTCAAGCAGAGCTGGGAGAATGCGCTGGAGGAGGTGAAGGCCAAGGGTGGCAAGCCCTACGCCATTCCCGCCGGCGCCTCGGACCACAAGCTCGGCGGCCTCGGCTTTGTCGGCTTCGCCGAGGAGGTGCGGGCGCAGGAGGCCGAGCTCGGCTTCACCTTCGACTACATCGTCGTCTGCTCGGTGACCGGGTCCACCCAGGCCGGCATGGTGGTGGGCTTTGCCGCCGACGGCCGCGCCGACCGCGTCATCGGCATCGACGCCTCGGCGACGCCGAAGGAGACGCGGGCGCAGATCAAGCGCATCGCCGAGCGCACCGCCGACCTCGTCGGCCTCGGCCGCGCCATCACCGACGCCGATATCGTCCTCAACGAGGATTATGCCTATCCGGAATATGGCCTTGCCTCGGAGGAGACGGTGGAGGCCATCCGCCTCTCGGCACGCCTTGAGGGCATGCTCACCGATCCCGTCTACGAGGGCAAATCGATGCAGGGCATGATCGACCTGGTGAAGAAGGGCTTCTTCCCCAGGGGATCGAAGGTGCTCTACGCCCATCTCGGCGGCGTGCCGGCGATCAACGGCTACAGCTACCTCTTCCGCAACGGCTGAACGATGGCAGCGCCGGCGCTTCTCCTCGAGGTGCCGCGCGAGGCGGTGAGCCTCTCCGCCCGTCTTCAGCGTCGCCTCGACACGGTGACGCTGTCGGGGGCGGGGCGGATCCTCGCCATCGGCCTGGACGGGCAGACGGGCGTGCAGGTGACCATCGTCGCCTTCTCCTCCGCGG encodes:
- a CDS encoding PIN domain-containing protein, producing the protein MRFIDTNVLLYAISTDPDEQAKRAIAVAILERPDIGFSIQVFQEFYHQATRPGRLGALSHRMAVGVVTSSMRFPVQPMTLDVLFDAFRIRSLTGFSYWDSAILAAARALGCDEVLTEDLAHGRTIEGVAIVNPFRSAA
- a CDS encoding Lrp/AsnC family transcriptional regulator, with translation MKKPQPPRNLKSPAPPPPEPLDRIDRKILNRLQRDAAIPNQDLADAVGLSPAPTSRRVKRLKEEGYIAREVALVDPARVGSTLIAFVSVELDRQREDVLRAFERHISTQPEVQQCYFVTGETDYMLIVVCRDMDHYNQFVRQVLAQEHNIKRFRSSFNLQRIKFDTGIYLEE
- a CDS encoding 1-aminocyclopropane-1-carboxylate deaminase translates to MATALTLDRFPRHKLTFGPSPVEKLDRLSAHLGGGVELWAKREDCNSGLAFGGNKLRKLEYLIPEAIQQNCDTLVTIGGVQSNHTRQVAAVAAKLGMKCRLVQESWVNWNDAVYDRVGNILMSRILGAHVELVDEGFGIEFKQSWENALEEVKAKGGKPYAIPAGASDHKLGGLGFVGFAEEVRAQEAELGFTFDYIVVCSVTGSTQAGMVVGFAADGRADRVIGIDASATPKETRAQIKRIAERTADLVGLGRAITDADIVLNEDYAYPEYGLASEETVEAIRLSARLEGMLTDPVYEGKSMQGMIDLVKKGFFPRGSKVLYAHLGGVPAINGYSYLFRNG
- the ribB gene encoding 3,4-dihydroxy-2-butanone-4-phosphate synthase gives rise to the protein MKLDTWLARAGMTRMAFARRLGVSPATVTALCNGDAPWMSRETAARIAEITAGAVTPNDFIGLPGPRDEERTMLEAAERVKAALEAFAKGQIVVVTDDDDRENEGDLIVAASLCTPEQMAFIVRHTSGIVCTPLTLQEAQRLRLDPMVSSNDSPHGTAFTVSVDYRHGTTTGISADDRTATVRALANPNVGAADFVRPGHIFPLIAKEGGVLMRSGHTEAAVDLCKLAGLPPIGVICELVNDDGTVTRGPQVTAFAEKHGLVMVSVADLIKYRQARDRLVERAGEFTVETPYGPARGIAYRTPYDRVEHLAVVFGDIDEAGATLVRLHRETVLRDVFGKNRSPDRAMKKLAEKGGVLVYLRDGTAGVPAQSLAATAPGADIHETHGSARMRDDQWREIGLGAQILRDLGANRIRLLASKTRHYVGLGGFGIEIVSTEMLEG
- the aroC gene encoding chorismate synthase produces the protein MSHNTFGHLFRVTTFGESHGVALGCVVDGCPPRIPLTAEDIQADLDRRRPGTSRFTTQRREPDEVKILSGVMVDDDGVQVTTGTPIALVIENTDQRSKDYSDIKDKFRPGHADFTYEAKYGIRDYRGGGRSSARETAARVAAGAIARKIVPGLTVRGALVQMGPHAIDRDKWDWDEVGANPFFCPDADKAAFYETYLDSIRKAGSSIGAVIEIVAEGVPPGLGAPIYGKLDAEIASALMGINAVKGVEIGSGFASAALTGEENADEIRMGNDGAPLFLSNHAGGILGGISTGQAVVARFAVKPTSSILTPRLTIDKKGGETDILTKGRHDPCVGIRAVPVGEAMVACVIADHYLRHRGQNG